The DNA region ATTTTTCATTAATGGGGGCAAGGCATGTCTTTGCATATGAGCCATTTCCATCATCCTATAAAAGGGCATTAAAAAATATAGAATTAAACAATATAAAAAACATAAGCTTTTGCAATGCCGCGGTTACGGACAAAAAAGGAACAATTAAAATAAGGGATAGTGACAGCCCATACGAGGAGTTAATGCCAGATGGCGATATTGAAATTAAAGCCATTACACTTAACGAGATATCATGCAATAAAAATAACCTGGTATTAAAAATGGACTGTGAGGGCTGTGAGCGGAAGGTTATATACAGTGATTTATCAAAATTTGATGAAATATTTATAGAATATGATTTCGGCTACGATTATATAATAAAGAGATTAAAACAGTTTGGCTTTCATTATAAAATGATCTCAAGGCCATACAGGATAAATAATAGAATCACAGGATCAATCTATGCATTTAAATAATCCTCGCCTATTATATTCATTATTTTTCCATACATGGATTCAGGGTTAAATTCCATGGCACGCTTAACACAGGCCTCGGGATTTATTTTAAATCCATTTCTGTACAGCTCAATGGCCTTTTTTATAATCTCCTCCTTTGAATCAACCAGCCAGCCCGTTATATTATTTAATACTGTTTGAGAAGGCCCCTGTTTGTTGTATGTAAGAACCGGTGTCCCGCACTTCATGGATTCTATAGGCACCCAGCCAAACGGCTCCTCTGTGAATGGAAACACGGTAAATATTGCATTATTGTAAAGATCATTTAATTCATCATTTGAAACCTTTCCAAGGAATTCAATGTACCTTTTTATATGATTTTTCTTCATGCCCGGCGGTGATTTGCTTCCAAAGGCCTTTATTTTAACGCCGGCCTTGGCAATTTCAATTAATGTATCAAGCTCGGTTTCCTTTCCTATGTATGTTAAAACATAGCCTTTTCTCCTTTCATTCTTGTAATAAAAATTATCAAAATTTTTTATTGTGTTTATCTCACAATTTATATTTATGTTTATTTTTTTATACTCATCGATTAAATATTTTGAATTTGCAGATAGGTGCTTTGTACTGTAAATTGCCCTTAAGATAACCTTTTTATCGAATTTTTTTATTATAATATAAAAGATCTCTGGAACCATTTTTAAAATTATGTTATCTTTGCGCAGTTTTAATAACGTTTCATAGAAGGGCATACCCTGAACTATCATTATATCAGATTTTACAGGTACTGTTGAGCTTAAATTTATAATTATATATTTATCAAAACCTTCCAGAATTTTTAAAACCCTTTTTGAATTGTATGAAAATAAAGCCTCCATGAAATAGCTTTTAACCCAGTGCATTGCCTCAGTTTTGAATATATTATTTATTATGCCATTGTATATGGAATATCGCTCACATTTTAAATCTTCACAAACGTCATGGTTTATGTAGTTTGATATTAAAACAGGCTCATTGAATCTTCCAATAACGGATTTTATCAGATTGTACTGGACAGAATTAATACCTGGTATGGGATCAATGATAAATACCGTTTTCATTGAAAAGTTAGTTTTATTACAAATATAATTTTTTCGATTAAATTCATCCTGATTTTATGATAATTAAAAAAGAAAAATATTTTAAAACAAATTTTATTATCATGCCATGAAATTTAAGATCACCAGGCTAAGAATCATAGTGTTTATTACATACCTTTGGGTTCTATTCCAGACTTGGTATTACTCAATGAGCGTTTTTAAGCTTCATAATTTTTACATTATCGATACTGATACATATCTTCAATCATTAAGCAGTGCAATATTTTCAAATAAATTTTTTGTTAATACTGTACCTGGTGGTTCATTTTTTTCGGTTCATGCATCATTTATATTGTTTTTACTGCTTCCATTTTATTCAATATATCCGAATTTTATAGGTTTATATTCCATACAGAATATAATAATATTCTCACCGACAATACCATTATTTTTACTTGCAAGGAAAAGGCTTGGTAATAATAACTATTCAATGCTGCTTGCATTATCATATTTAATATATCCGGCAATAACGCCGGTCCCATTTGAGGCCGTTACCATATTCTCTGGCTTCGCAGTCTTTGCATACTACTTCCTTGATGAGGATAAAAAGATCGGATTTATAATATCGTTTTTATTAATGCTTTCAACAATAGAATTCAATCCATTTATAGGCATTGCGTTCTTTATTCTTATATTGATAAGATCTGGAATAACAAAAAATATATTAAATTATATAAATAAAATATTTCATACTGAATTAAACGTCAGGATATACAATAGCTGGCGCTTCTATGCTTTATTTTCTTTGATATCGTCCATTGTTATGATGTACCTTGATATAAAATTTATAGCATTTGCATCACATGGAACACACAGCGCATTGCAAAACTCATATGGAACAAATATACTATCATTGAAAAATATTATAACAAATATTAAAACAGACACATCATCGAAGATAAACTATGCAATGCTTGTAAATGCACCATATCTATTTTTATCATTGTTTGATCCTGTTTTGATACTTCAATTTCCATGGATCGGCTTCGATTTAATATCATCGTTCAATGCCTACTGGTCATATGGAATATACTATGAGGCATACCTATGGCCATTCGCGGCCATCGGCGCCGTCGAGGGACTTTACAAGATATCAAGCTATGTTAAAAAGATTGATAACAAAAGAATAATAAAGATAAACCCGTCAAGGGCAAAAAAGCTTATAATATTAATATTTATAGTCATGCTAATATCCTGGGCATACCAGGACGGCATTGGCTACTCTCAGAACATGCCGGTTCATATAAATATCAAGGACCAGCAGCTTTTAAAGGCCATATCGCCTTTAAATGAGAGCTCCTCTGTTTTCACGTCTGCAAATAACATGCCTGTTGTTGAATTAAAATCCTGGGACACATGGTTTTATGGAAATAATAAGGAATACTTTATTTTAAATGCAACATCTGGATCGCCGCCTTCCGGATATGGTGTATACGATGCCGCCGGAAGGTACGTTCTGTTCAAAAAGGGTTATGATAATAAACCGCTTTTTAACGATTTAAATTACACAAGGCATTATAATATCGATAATATAGATCAGTCATTCAATGTTCTTGTTTTCAACGGCAACTACACGGTTAAATTGTATTTAAAATCCGATGGATATAATAATATATATAATGAAGGCAAATCATCAAACGAAACAAAGTATTTTCCGGTCAATACAGGAATAATAATACCATTCAACATTAATAAAACGATGAAAATAACATATATATACACGGATTATCAAATGACATATGGATATTACACTGTAAACAGCGCAATATCAAGAAATGAATCAAGATCATCGATAATAGATTACTCAAATTATACAAACTATGCATCATCATCGGAGAAATTTTACTATAATATTACTTTAAATCCTGGAACATACTATTTCTGGATTTACTCTTCAGGCTACCCTGGCGGTATTTACATACCGGTTTCACATGGATCATCGAAACTTATAAAGATCGATGATACTGGAACAGAGCTATACAATTACAATTTAACATCATCATTTACAATAACAAGCTTCACAGAGCATAAAAATGTGGAATATTCAGCATCATCGCTATTACTGCATGCTTCGAATCTAAGCGTTAACAGATTATATAAATTCAAGTCATATTATTACAATGGAACATATTTAATACTTGTTGGACTAAGATTAAATGAAACCTCATTATTAGAATTAAACAATCCTGAGATTATAATAACAGTAACCTCTGATCATGCAGATTCGTATAATAATATATTTCTTGACAATACGTTGATACCTTTAATACCGTTTATCATCGGCGGAATCATTGTATTTATAATACCAGGATATAAAAAAGATCATAGAAGATTAAAAAGGATATCTGGAGTTCTTGTTCCTGAGCTCATGCTGATCTTTGGGATAATATTTGCCTATGGCTATTTAAACATAATAAGGATGCTTTACAATGTTTACATATTCGCAGCATTTGGGATATCAATATCAATACTCCTTTTAATATATTTGTATATTTATTATTCAAAAACTTAAAATACATTTATGATATAAATTATCATGAAGCATGCTACCATGATAGCAATCATTGATCGTTCAGCAAGGTTATACTCTATTACAAAAATACATACAAGTCAAATCCATGGGATTACAGCTATGCAATTACAATTAACGGAATACAAGTAGCATCAGGAAACACAAATGAACTGGAGAACACAACAGTTTCAATAAACATTACGGAGTACGCATATTTATTCGCCGGTAAAACGGTAAATGTAACAGCTTACACCGCAGAATGGGAGAAATCATACTCTGCATACCAGAGTGTCTGGTTCATCGTTTATCCAGGAACAATTCCAAGGGAGCCAAATAAAATAATAGGCGTTTTCAATAATACGGGCAGCTACACACCAAAGGATCCTGTAAAGAATATATTAATACCATATAATACAAGCCTGAAAAGGAACGTTACGTTCCCTGATAATGTAACAGCAGCATTCTTAAATCTTTACATTTTACAGAACGGAAACGACGAGTTCTGGTATTCAAACCAGCCGCCATTCAGGGAATTTATAATATCTGTAAATAATACAATAATAGCAAGGATATTTCCATATCCAAACATACAGACCGGCGGAATAAACCTGTTCAACTGGCAGCCGATACATGCAATAGGTGCATTGATGGACAAACCTTACATGGTAAATATAACGCCGTTTATAAGCATATTAAACGGAACAAAGAATGTTAATTTAACAATAGTAAACAATGAGGATCAGTGGATAAGAATAGGCCTAAACTTTTTATTATACACCGGTAGCAATGTAAAATCAAGCTACAATGTAAAATTCAGTGAGGTTTACAATTATACACAGAACCCAAAAACGGTAAATGAGAGCATACCCTGCTCAGCAGAATATTTAAATGATTCACAGTATGTATTAATAAAATACGATGTATCATCGTTAAATAACAATGAGATTATATATAGAAATCTAACAGATAAATTCGTTGCATCAAATATAGAATACGATCCAAATAAAAATATATTGAATAAATACTCAAACGGATACATAATAAATGTTTCAGAGTTAACATCAATGCATGAGATTATTACATGCGATTATACAACAATAAACCACGGATACAAGGATGTTAAAATGAAAACCTCTGAATACTCGGTTAATTTAAACTATGGTTGCAGCATACTTTTAAATGATAATTGCCAGCTGACAGGCATAGCAATAAAGGACACGTTAACCCAAACAAGAGATATATCAATAACAAACATGCTTTACCATGGCTATGTTATATCATCCAGCAACATGATAAACGATGATTCAGTATACGGCCACGATGAATTTGCAGGCCTAATAAACAACGGCGTTATAACAAAAATGTATTACAATCATGATAACACGTTAAGAATAGATATACATGTTTACTCCGGAATTAAAGATAATAGCTATGAGCATATAGAATACGCTGTAAACAACTCGACGGTAAACAGAAGCGGAATTATGGTATTAAATATATATAAGAAATTATAAATTTTTTATTGATAAATTATTTTTATCTATATGACAATGAATGACAATTATTTAAATACATGTACAATTTGTTCAAATTCTTTATATATAAT from Picrophilus oshimae DSM 9789 includes:
- a CDS encoding FkbM family methyltransferase, which codes for MTGLSLALKEMRENKVLIKYMLKAIIKSRFSILFNMKYDDAINMLFSKDLINIFGIEIIDDKLRFKFNGNYVYFYYNDLRNEGARLVENFIIRQYSKLNVNGKNVIDIGGYIGDSAIYFSLMGARHVFAYEPFPSSYKRALKNIELNNIKNISFCNAAVTDKKGTIKIRDSDSPYEELMPDGDIEIKAITLNEISCNKNNLVLKMDCEGCERKVIYSDLSKFDEIFIEYDFGYDYIIKRLKQFGFHYKMISRPYRINNRITGSIYAFK
- a CDS encoding glycosyltransferase, with translation MKTVFIIDPIPGINSVQYNLIKSVIGRFNEPVLISNYINHDVCEDLKCERYSIYNGIINNIFKTEAMHWVKSYFMEALFSYNSKRVLKILEGFDKYIIINLSSTVPVKSDIMIVQGMPFYETLLKLRKDNIILKMVPEIFYIIIKKFDKKVILRAIYSTKHLSANSKYLIDEYKKINININCEINTIKNFDNFYYKNERRKGYVLTYIGKETELDTLIEIAKAGVKIKAFGSKSPPGMKKNHIKRYIEFLGKVSNDELNDLYNNAIFTVFPFTEEPFGWVPIESMKCGTPVLTYNKQGPSQTVLNNITGWLVDSKEEIIKKAIELYRNGFKINPEACVKRAMEFNPESMYGKIMNIIGEDYLNA
- a CDS encoding DUF2079 domain-containing protein, translated to MKFKITRLRIIVFITYLWVLFQTWYYSMSVFKLHNFYIIDTDTYLQSLSSAIFSNKFFVNTVPGGSFFSVHASFILFLLLPFYSIYPNFIGLYSIQNIIIFSPTIPLFLLARKRLGNNNYSMLLALSYLIYPAITPVPFEAVTIFSGFAVFAYYFLDEDKKIGFIISFLLMLSTIEFNPFIGIAFFILILIRSGITKNILNYINKIFHTELNVRIYNSWRFYALFSLISSIVMMYLDIKFIAFASHGTHSALQNSYGTNILSLKNIITNIKTDTSSKINYAMLVNAPYLFLSLFDPVLILQFPWIGFDLISSFNAYWSYGIYYEAYLWPFAAIGAVEGLYKISSYVKKIDNKRIIKINPSRAKKLIILIFIVMLISWAYQDGIGYSQNMPVHINIKDQQLLKAISPLNESSSVFTSANNMPVVELKSWDTWFYGNNKEYFILNATSGSPPSGYGVYDAAGRYVLFKKGYDNKPLFNDLNYTRHYNIDNIDQSFNVLVFNGNYTVKLYLKSDGYNNIYNEGKSSNETKYFPVNTGIIIPFNINKTMKITYIYTDYQMTYGYYTVNSAISRNESRSSIIDYSNYTNYASSSEKFYYNITLNPGTYYFWIYSSGYPGGIYIPVSHGSSKLIKIDDTGTELYNYNLTSSFTITSFTEHKNVEYSASSLLLHASNLSVNRLYKFKSYYYNGTYLILVGLRLNETSLLELNNPEIIITVTSDHADSYNNIFLDNTLIPLIPFIIGGIIVFIIPGYKKDHRRLKRISGVLVPELMLIFGIIFAYGYLNIIRMLYNVYIFAAFGISISILLLIYLYIYYSKT